Part of the Asterias rubens chromosome 20, eAstRub1.3, whole genome shotgun sequence genome, CCATTGACCTCTGTGATCGTTAAAGAAACACGGTGACCAATAAACCGGATGTTAGAGTAATGGGGTCTGGTCTGGTgcgacctcttaaaaccaaatataaattgtaGTGGCTTTAACTCATCAGTGCTCTCTGAACGCAAGGGGAACAACTTCTTATGACCACCTTGtaaagttaaaccggttcgggtctaactgAATACGCATTCTGAATATACCCATCCTGGCCGTCTCACTATTTTGTCCCTATCTTTGTTAGGAAtgctagtcagaagccatacaacctgtaaccATCGTTTATAGCCATGCAGTGATCACACCCAAGGTTATGATACAACCTCTAGGTAGCGGTAGTAGAGGGGATCACCTCAAGGGGATCAAACTTTTCTCTCAAATATAAAGAAATaccccacaagggaaactgagtgggtaaatttgtaataatttggggttgaacaaagaaaaattgactaaagTGGGAAGTGAACCTGTATCGTCTGGATTAGCGTGCCGGCAACTGACGCCCTGAGGTCTGCGGTCTACCCAGTGTTTGAATTTGGTAAAAGAGGAAACTGTTTTTCATTATATATCATGGAGACTTAATTCAACCGTTTCCTTCAGTGGTTTTTCTCATCAAagtaaaactttttttcaaacctTATCAGGAGGTGACCAAAGAAGCCAAAGAAATCAAATCTAAAGACACAAAAGAGAAGAAACCCAAGATGGAGACGAACAAAGATGGGCGTCCCGGTCTCTTCCATCATCTGACGAGTTGTTTCTTCATCCTCTAcatcgcaattcagctcttctTGCCTTACTCTCACTTCCTTACAAAGGTAAGGCTAAATGTGTCGTAAGATTTCTGTAATCAAGTCAGCTGGGCCCTTCCTatagggttttgataccttttgtataagaagtttttggccatgacataaatTCCTACTCACTATGTATGAAGATTTTTGTAATATAagttacctgtagaagtttcaagttcattagtcatcaagtttttgagaaatcacagagcaatgttttcaggagagtctcgtaaatctgttgtacatgctaaaatgcCAGGTGCTAAAATCActgtccagtgttaatttcaaaaCCCTGTTTCTTATTTATAGGGTTATAACAACTGAACCCAAGGTCTATATGGGTGTTCCTAGAATATGATAATACTTGTACTGTattagtttactggcccaatgctaaaaATCACCGGTCTCTAGCCTGAGTCAAGTGTTAATTTTGAGTCCCTGCTTCTTATTTGTAGGGTTATATAACAAGTGGACCAAAGGTCTATATGGATACTCCTAGAATATGATAATACTATTgttagtttactggcccaatgttaaaatcactggcctctagCCTGAGTCAAGTGTTCATTTTGAGTGCCTGCTTCTTATTTGTAGGGTTATAACAACTGAACCCAAGGTCTATATGGATACTTTTGGGATATGATAATACTTGTACCGTTGTAAGTTTACTGGCTTGATGCTAAAATCACCGGCCTCTAGCCTGGTTCAAGTGTTAATTTTGAGTCCCTTCTTCTTATTTGTAGGGTTATAACAACTGAACCCAAGGTCTATATGAGTGTTACTggtttactggcctgatgctaaaatcactggcctctagTGTTAACTTTGAACCCTTCTTCTTATTTGTAGGGTTATAACAACTGAACCCAAGGTCTATATGAGTGTTCCTGGGATATGATAATACTTGTACTGTACTggtttactggcctgatgctaaaatcactggcctctagTGTTAACTTTGAACCCTTCTTCTTATTTGTAGGGTTATAACAACTGAACCCAAGGTCTATATGAGTGTTCCTAGGATATGATAATACTTTTACTGTACTGGTTTACTGGCttgatgctaaaatcactggcctctagTGTTAACTTTGAACCCTTCTTCTTATTTGTAGGGTTATAACAACTGAACCCATGGTCTATATGAGTGTTCCTAGGATATGATAATACTTTTACTGTACTGGTTTACTGGCTTGATGCTAAACTCACTGGCCTCTAGTGTTAACTTTGAACCCTTCTTCTTATTTGTAGGGTTATAACAACTGGACCCAAGGTCTTTATGGGTACTCCTGGGATATGATGGTACACAGCTGGCATACACAGCACGTCAAGCTTCACTTCATGGACATGGAGACAGGTGAAGAAGGATACTTGAAGACTGAGGTGAGGAAAAGATTGAAGGGAGAATAATCCAACAATTCATTATAtcaattttattatcaaatacttcacaataataactagttctaaTATAgagcatttcacaataacgtctcaatgcactttacattagtgccctggtcattggtcTAGTGACATTCCTTTAATGtccagcagccaatttcacgaaactttacgcaactgcgtaagtccacttgcgcaacgtttatggcgcaacttacgccataaacaTTGCGCAAGTGGTGTTACGCAGTTGcctaaggcgccttgtcaaaacctccaagctgttccattccgcgtgcattctgcgggagtccgcggatttttgtaacaaaagaacccgtagcaaccgggcatgtccacggccacgacggctcatttacatgtcaataaacatgaatattccgggggctccgcggagcgaccggtcggccattgtaaggtccagcttatgagctgaccggcggaaccgcggaggaacgtaggtggttaacaatggttttaccttaatttgcagattaaaaagcaaagcgagggtggatgtgtaactaaaatccatttcctccaatgtgtgatttttaagacttggttgggcctacattaccaaaacatgaattttaaaaatggttgtctttattcccggattcgacaaaagttccaggctacgtgcaaactccgttGTAAGCtaaccctctagtcactgcaccgcccgagtgtctgaaaaccaatttttcaagattcttgcagtaaacaactggaatcgtagttcaatttttaaaagatagcttaatatttatgcaaatttttttaccctttcggtaatgattgtataaaagtacaagctcccattgggaacaataatcggctctcgaatatttttttgtaaggataaaatggacacaatagcttttcaaggcttttatctggctcaatgctcatactaattaaatgcgaaggcgttagttttcgacaatatcatcattaatgatgaataaatacagtttccgttgtgtttactaattggtatgagctaaattatttcatcaaagctaatgacgatgaaataatttagctcataccaattagtaaacacaaaggaaactgtatttattcatcattaatattgatattgtcgaaaactaacgccttcgcatttaattagtttgagcattgagtcagataaaagccttgaaaagctattgtgtccattttatccttacaaaaaaatattcgagagccgattattgttcccaatgggagcttgtgcttttatacaaacattaccgaaagggtaaaaaattgtgcatgaatattaagctatcttttaaaaattgaactacgattccagttgtttactgcaagaatcttgaaaaattggtttacagaaactcgggcggtgcagtgactagagggttgtcagagtatccaggggacaattttaactgttcgttcttactttccaagcggaaaacattagtttcttatttataaaatcccaagtcaccgtcaccaataaacaaatctacacacctgtgcgagtgtgtctccatgtcaaaacaaccagatagtctggtttgtccaatgtctggggggggggggcacagttTTAGAGACcggtgtttctattggctgttgaatttccatatagcgcgtaacgaatgttttcattggtcgattttgccctactgccagagcagcatattgtattcaacatcatggaagaaaacgttAAGTAGTCGCGGcggcggtgatttcttattaatttagcatcgtttttcttgcgAGAAAATCGattaaatgtgaatggtttcatgttaaaaatcaatatttttgtattaggcataaatgttgcaaactatgcttcgcaaattggatcgcaacatttacgatgcactttttacaattgcatagcaaatcatcaaattgcatcacaaattgcgatgtgatacaggcgaaatcgttccctgattatcacaagcgctggatggtgtaattgtcttgtcggtgcggcctgtccgcttccaggaggaTGTTATTCAtgagtagaaaatgtattgttctggaagagcacggccggtccgcgtccaagccgctgatatttatgacctgaaaatacaacttgtttattcacgagacttattgttatactaacaatagcgcccggcaaggatagctcattaaattcgccgcgcttcaacgcacatggccgttcttccgcagactgtccgaggtccttagcaacggcggtatttgctgtccagtccgcagactgtcagcggaggaacgcccgggaggttttgacaaggcgcctaaagttttgtgaaatcggctacaGTAGTCAAGTAACATTGATCCTTTAATGCCGTATGGAGCTAGTGGCTTTTCCATACACAATATTAACCAGTagctaccctcgcaggtacccatttatacctctgggtgaagaaagcaattatagtaaagcatcttgctcaaggacacaaatgccatgaccaggattcgaaccccggTCCGATGATTTAACcaacagaacttgaatttgatacaCTTAACCTtgcggccatgacaccctactcGGCATACCATACTGCATTTCTCTTAGTCCGTGCGTTCCATGCTTGGATTGATGGTTGCTGGGTGTTTTTAATGAATTAGGCTTATTAAGATCTACTGTAATTTTTTGACGGTTGGGCGTCAGACAAGCACTACCTTTAATAGCGTTGATGAAAGTTGTTATTTTCAGTTTTTCAGTCCGAGGAACGGTCGTTGGGCGAGTCATGCCGATATGATCAAGCAGTTGGGTGTGTGCGTCTCTGAGAGACTAAAGACCCATGGGTTTGAGAAGCCTGCCCTCTATCTGGATGTTTGGAAATCAATGAACGGACGCTTCCAACAAAGGTATTGTGGATttttcttaaagggtttgggtactttttgtacgacacaaaatgCTTGCATGCACTCGCTTAAATTAAACTTACCTGGTTGAAAGATTTAATGAAgacagaaagcttcccttaaaatgtttcttgctgaggtgctgcagtattggagaaacaagtaaaacaatttcacacaaaaaattgttgtctcATGATACACAAACTAATTTAGCATAAACAACAGAtttatgcgactctcctgaaatgCTTGAGGTGCACAATGTTATGGTTTAGAACTTTTTAAACTCTGGCTGATCCTATCTTATCTGATCTTTTCTTATCTTACATTTGGACAATTGTTTCTTGACTTCTTTCTGACTTGAAGCTCATAGCTACGTCAAACAAACTgccatgcttcttctcatcaTGGAGGAACATGTTCTCATTTAGTAAATTTGTACGGTCATTAACTTTTGGAGTACTTACTGAAGTATGACCCTAGTTTAATATATACTTTTTGCTCATCCACTTCAGAATGTGGGATCCCCGTGTTGACATCGTCACTGCTCCCTGGTCACCGTTTGAGGAAGTCACATGGCGTCTACCCCTACTGACGGAGCTCTCTGATTGGAGGGACAAAGTAGAGCATCTTGAAAAGGacattgaagaaaaacaaatggatGTCACATTTGTTGCCGATTTTCCAggtaacaaatatttaaaatattataacAAATGAAACTTTTACGATCACAAAATAGGTGGTTGGGTCATAAAAAGTGTAAAATGAAACTTTACGCAACGGCGTAAGTCCATTTGCGTAATGTTTATGGTGTAAGTTGCGCCATTAACGTTTCGCAAGTGGACTTAAGCCGTTgtgtaaagtttcgtgaaatcggctgccgaTGTTtccaccctagcagagtctttttcaaaggcAGAAATTGTAGCCTTTGAGAGTAGACTCTGACAAATCAGTTTAGGCATTCGGGTGTGGGTTAGAattctggtcatgacacttgtgtccttgagcaagacaccagggacctgagaaagattacagggttattggcccaatgacctggGCACTACTGATGCCTTATTGTAAAATGCTCTGTATAAGAACTTAGACATTTTTATTATGTCATTAATATACagcaataaaaacattaatcttgagtaattattttCTTAATTTCTGTTCACCAGGGTTACATTTGGAGAACTTTGTGAGTGAAGATTTTGGGAACACCACCCTGGAGGTTCTAAATGGAGAGGTAGTAGTTGAGCTGGTCGATGTGAGGAAAAATGTTTCCCTTAAAGTTGGAGGAAAAATGCAGGTAACTTTCTCTCAAGGTTTTGTTGTACTCTAAGAATCAGGCATGAGAAATTTAAATCTTTCACCTGTATTCTGCCTTTTTTTAATCAGCCTTGTCAAGAAAAGCAGACATTGTTTTGTCCACATATAAAGAAATCTTTCTCTAGCGCTGACTCAATGTTCATAAAACCTCTGTGAAACTTAAACCCCAGGAGTTTACCAAAAGGCGGAAATGCCATCATATCAACATGTCTCAGTCAAATTTTGATTCTAGCTTTAGACCAGACAGCATTCTTCTCGAGGCTCAAATGTTATCCTCCTTTTCTCAGATTCCCGCTGGTCAATTCCATAACGTCTACACCATCTCTTCAACTCCatcttgctacatgtacatcttcgTCAACACTACGGCCCTCGCCTTCAGTAAAGACGTAGAGGTATTCTTAGAAAAACACTTTGCTGGTAAAGAATTGAACGTCGGTCCTGATAATCGCTTCATCACAGGTTGGTAAagctttattaattttggttttacagctacaccgatgtttgtcagcactgaatactcagcactttctcgagttatgtaaaaaaaaaaaaaaaaaaaaaaaaggcatattactcggctgGGATTCAATCCCACGAAATTTgcaattcaagagcagtgtctttaccAACTTGGCAAATGTTGTTTGATTAATTGTTACTCAAATTTATTACTTGTGATTCCAATGTCAAAATTTCAGTTGCAGGGGTTAAAAAATggcagacttttatctgaactCAGACTTCTTTAGTGACAAAAATAGCTGTTATTTTCTTCTGATAGAAACATATTCGACTCTTTGATCTACTTATTTAGCACAACCCAGAAGCTCCTGGAAATCATTAACTGAAGGGTTTTACCAAATGGTGGAATGCCATAATTTCATTtgggttgttgtttgtttgtttcaatgatcttcccatcaagggaactcggcaaactcccacaaagggatataatcgccaagctagcaacagccaatttctctcacacaaacattggtttaacgtctatgattacgaattacacaaatcaagaaattgtgattcagtaactagacgacaatatttattcttatcattgtgaaatcatcaGTTAGCTgggagattcaaacccacaaccttgtgattgcaagtccttcagtctaaccacttgaccacggtgacttACCACATACAATTATCAAGATCATCAAGATCAAATTATCAAGATCCTAGATTAAGAATTTTTCTGTTATGAGCGACTCTCAACCCTCAAGTTGGGGTAACTTTCAACCAGAAATATTTTACAAGAAACTTGTACTACTTTTACGTTAAAGctatcagccgtcgatttcacaaaactcttcctaacttaagactaatcttaggacttaggacgagtcccaaccctgcactgtagcatgcagaccttacgatgaatcctaagttaggacgagttactcgtcctaactcgagataagacgcgtcatggtcctaactctttgtgaaatcgacggctgaggGATGAGGCTACCTGTGGGCGCTCACGTCTCCTTAATTCATTGTACAATTTTTACGCACCCATATTGTCCACTGTTGTCAATCTTTTTTGTCTTGTGGCCACCTTATCTGTACTTTATATTTGTTCATGCTCTTTGCCTAAAGATTTCACCCTTGAAGATTGAAGATGAAAGAGTTTGAATGATTATTTGAAATGTAATATCCTTTTCCAGATGATCTTGATTTAAACATGTCTGATCCCATGGTACCTGTCATCTTGGATCATCTTAACGAAGCCAATCAAGTTATCAAGAGAAAGAATTCCACAATGTTGCAAAAATCTAAACGCTTCTTCCAGAAGAAGGCTACAATGATGTCTCAGACGTAAGTACCACACGCAAaaactgtttgttctttatagTAGCATTACAGGAAAGGTTAACGTTCGGAAATCACttctaaaattaatggcaataaaaacttgtgGTTATATAGAAGCCTATAGAAcatttcgatagtataaagcatttaaaGAAtcttttcacttcaaagtaatataTCAGTTTTTTATCGCAAAAAATTTAAATCAGAGAAATGTAACTGACagtaatttttttcagattgtgtattccaatgtttgagcgtgaaaccaggcTTTCAACTTTTCACCCATTCACTCTTGCAATGCAGAATGTCAAAACATTTGTAAGAAAAAAGGGGTTTTCTTTGACAACTCCTGAAGCTTTCTACAAACTATTTTTGAACTTGCCTTTTTCATATTTCATTTATAATCAGATGCCTTTTTCATATTTCATTTATAATCAGATTACAACAGACTGCCCAAGCTCTCGGCCACGTCTTCTTTGGTATGGATTCGGTTGTCACTCGAGTGATGCCACCGCAGGAGTCACAGGAAACACATCATGAAAACATGCATTCTGGGGGTGAACTTTAGACTCTGTCATGACCCATGACCCATGCATTGTTCAATTGCAAGAGCTCGGAGCAAGTTTGAGCAAGGGATTATAGTTGAtaataacacacctcttgcttgttctgtattctggttgccCTGAAACACGGTCACCTGGGATGAACTTAAATAGTCTAGTGATCACGCGCGACTGTTTTGCAGGAACAGTACCCGGCagacactagtctttgaaaatagtgcccggttacagcgccctctctaattgacttgaaccgtgaacagcaacttttccagatttctgttcttatttcacatttaagacagaggtgtgttataaaacacatattgactggaaTAATTTGGTAACTATAGTGTACGTCTATAATTCCctctcgggcctgtgagtgaccagaagaggggcctctTTCCCGAGGccttatgccagtcaatatgtgtatactatttttCGAACATTGggcgattttgcctggtacccaggatgtattggTAACCATGGAAGATTGACTTGTGGTTGACAAGCGGTCACTGCCCGAACGTGCCCTCAtttaactgaaacaaaacattgccTTGTAATAATATAAGCCTTTATGAAAAACTTTGCCAGTTATCCTTCAAAAATGGGGATATCAAATTTTAGAGATTATATTTGTTGACTTAGAAGAAAGGTTTATGTGTGCTATAACGAAAGAGTTTTATTTTCTGAGTCTCAAATCTGAAatgtgcattattattattattattattattattattattattaatattatttatatagtGCCTCTCCAGAGGATCAAAGTGCTTTACAATAAATCTATAATcgaaaagcacaaacaaaatattgtattgaACAGTGGAAACAAAATACACTGCACAATAGAAAagactttttaaaagtattAGATATATACGAAAAATACTGCAAGTATAACAATTCTACAAGACAGCAAATGATCAAAGATAATTAAGTTATAATGTTTATACAAGCAAAGCCAGTATTATCACACAGTATATGATTTAAAGCTACTCTTttaggattaaaaaaaaattaaataccaCAAGACAGCAAATGTTCAAAGAATGTGTAAATATTGACTAAGTCATATGTAGACACaagtgtggacactattggtaattactcaaaataattttcagcataaaacctcacttggtaactagtaatggggagaggttgatagtataaaacatcgtgagaaacggctccctctgaagtaatgtagtattcgagaaagaagtaattttccacgaatttgatttcgagacctcaagtttagaatttgaggtctctattaatcaaccatctgaaagcacacaacttcgtgtgacaaaggcattttttctttcatagttatttcgcaactgcgacaaccaatcaagctcaaatttgcacaggtttgttattttatgcatatattgagatataccaagtgagaatactgatctttgacaattaccaaaagtgtccattgtctttaagcgctcgtaaaaaaattgtaaatactTCGACAAATGTATGaccaaaaaaacttacttgttaaacagcactgcagctgttgatagtataaactaatATGAGGAAGGATTCCCTTTCGAAGTAATAcagtttgaattattttttggccCAAAACATCTGAATAAAGTATGTGAGTCATTTCTGAGAGTTGGTGTCCACTCACATGTGCTgtggccagagatgcagttggtacccgctgctacTTCGCTAAATGTGTAGATATAACATTCTTGTTGAGAGAGTTGtgtttgctgtttttttcagcaagtagacattgtagtcagctgaaactttcacattctacttttattgtatatttctttatAATAATGTCTCTAAATAAGCATTAcattcagagaaaaaaaaaattatcccaCTTTTAAACTGCTAAGAGAACTTTAATTTCTCTAACAATGGTGCAAGAATGTTTTACTGAAACGTTCATTTTACTCACTTAGAATGCAATATATTTCCATGGTGTCTGGGTTATTTG contains:
- the LOC117303918 gene encoding vitamin K-dependent gamma-carboxylase-like, coding for MAEVSKKKGAISDPKSNHGNNKVDVDQQSSMKRLLGFGLSDVNSWGRFVRFMNSPRDPAGLGVLRITYGILMLIDIPQERGMSMIDTRFGDPMTCHFPLFNFLRPLPVDWMYVVYLVMLAGALGILLGAFYRLSCLLFIIPYWYIFFLDKTVWNNHSYLYGLISFQLLFYDANRFWSIDSLRNPKLKNAHVPLWNYSMIRTQIFLVYFLAGLKKIDADWLFGYSMDSLANHWVFDPFKMFLTVRQVDVLIVHIGGFLLDLTVGFWLFFDRTRPFAFFFCGSFHVMNSQIFSIGMFPFAMLFTMPVFCYADWPRSLLSRLPSFLSTRLLPPQESQQRSDHCVYPAEIKEKEVTKEAKEIKSKDTKEKKPKMETNKDGRPGLFHHLTSCFFILYIAIQLFLPYSHFLTKGYNNWTQGLYGYSWDMMVHSWHTQHVKLHFMDMETGEEGYLKTEFFSPRNGRWASHADMIKQLGVCVSERLKTHGFEKPALYLDVWKSMNGRFQQRMWDPRVDIVTAPWSPFEEVTWRLPLLTELSDWRDKVEHLEKDIEEKQMDVTFVADFPGLHLENFVSEDFGNTTLEVLNGEVVVELVDVRKNVSLKVGGKMQIPAGQFHNVYTISSTPSCYMYIFVNTTALAFSKDVEVFLEKHFAGKELNVGPDNRFITDDLDLNMSDPMVPVILDHLNEANQVIKRKNSTMLQKSKRFFQKKATMMSQTLQQTAQALGHVFFGMDSVVTRVMPPQESQETHHENMHSGGEL